One segment of Platichthys flesus chromosome 15, fPlaFle2.1, whole genome shotgun sequence DNA contains the following:
- the LOC133969240 gene encoding junctional adhesion molecule 3B-like: MAKARLACLLTLLSTHCYFSVLSVVLRTNNESPWTDEFDKIELSCLIESISTSNPRIEWKKITNGGPSYVYFDKKISGDLENRAVIREPATLVITNATRSDTAKYRCEVTAADDQKSFDEIVIDLVVRVKPVVPKCSVPKSVPFGKPTELSCLEEDGFPKSQYQWFKNREEIPDDPKTSLKFFNSSYILNAETGTMKFIAVRKEDAGEYFCRAKNDAGYSECLPQMMEVYDVDLLGILLGVLVVVIVLLCITVGICCAYKRGYFSSQKQAGNNYKVPAKGDGVDYVRTEDEGDFRHKSSFVI, from the exons ATGGCGAAAGCACGTCTGGCTTGTCTCCTGACTCTCCTCTCAACTCACT GCTACTTCAGTGTGCTGTCAGTGGTACTGAGGACGAATAACGAATCGCCATGGACCGACGAGTTCGACA AAATTGAGTTATCGTGTTTGATTGAGTCCATTTCTACAAGCAATCCCAGAATTGAATGGAAGAAGATCACAAACGGGGGACCGAGTTATGTGTACTTTGACAAGAAGATCTCAG GTGACCTGGAGAACAGAGCAGTGATCAGAGAACCTGCCACATTAGTGATTACCAACGCCACACGATCGGACACAGCTAAATATCGCTGTGAGGTCACTGCCGCTGATGATCAGAAGTCATTTGACGAGATTGTGATTGACCTTGTTGTAAGAG TGAAGCCAGTGGTGCCAAAATGCAGTGTCCCCAAATCGGTGCCTTTCGGGAAGCCAACTGAGCTGAGCTGTTTGGAGGAGGATGGTTTCCCGAAGTCTCAGTACCAGTGGTTCAAGAACAGGGAGGAGATTCCAGACGACCCGAAGACAAGCCTCAAGTTCTTCAACTCCTCATACATTCTCAACGCAGAAACAGGAACTATG AAATTCATCGCAGTCAGAAAAGAAGATGCAGGGGAGTATTTCTGTCGAGCGAAGAACGACGCTGGATACTCTGAGTGTCTACCCCAGATGATGGAAGTTT ATGATGTTGATTTGTTGGGGATTCTACTGGGAGTGCTGGTGGTGGTCATAGTGCTGCTGTGTATAACAGTGGGGATCTGCTGTGCATACAAGCGAGGCTACTTCTCCAGCCAAAAACAGGCAGGAAACAA TTACAAAGTTCCAGCCAAAGGAGATGGAGTTGACTACGTCAGGACGGAAGATGAG GGGGATTTCCGACACAAGTCGTCATTTGTGATCtaa